The region ttttgaaaggggaaaattgaaattaatcGATCATAAATTTGGATAGAAGTGGAAATCActtttcaaaatataataatattgtaGTGAAAAGCATTTGTTGTGAGAGGTATACCACTTAACACAATCTCATCCTCAAAAAATTATTCTCATAAGTGTCAACTGAAATaccttaaaaaatataaataaaaatctaatataaaatatgtttttgatgTGTTAGAATGTTCTCACAATATATTTTCCtcttgtttttttaaaaaattgttctCACAATCTATTCCTACATGGACATGGAGGTCCTAGATATATGGTTTTGTGCGGCCATTGTTGAGCTCAAGAGAGAACCCGACTTATTATGAATAGGATCTTGCCTTTTATAGAGGGGCAAATACGTCTATTACAAAATGGGTCCTACGACAACTTAATGAGCCCAACTCGCTAGGATTCTATCTAAGTCGGTGGATCCGCTTGGGATGCTAATTTCTTCCGGTGCAGGTCGAGCCGCTCAGCTTAGGGTGAACCGATCCACAATCTGTCCGGATCATGGTGAACACTACTTATCCCCAtagtataatataataatatttttacaatatgaaatataaaataaaatattcataaTAATACATACATACACGCAACAAACCGGTGGCTTAATTAACTAGTTTAGCTTAAAATAAAACGTTGATTTTTATCACATTTAATTAATCACTAATTAGGTCTAAACTAAAACCCTTGATCACCCTTAAACCCTACAACAACGTTCACATAGAAAATAGCATTAGAATCGCAACTTGTTTCTCTTCTTCAAACGGCGATGGCGGATTCTTCAACCAACCCCAACAACGACCAGAAGACACGTCTCTACCATCCCTACCAAGACCTCAACGTCCCCATCCAAAAGCTCTACAACCTCCCCACCTCACCGGAGCACCTCTTCCCTGAAGAAGCCGCCAGGACCCACCGATCATGGGGCGACAATCTCCAGTTCTACACCGGCTCCGCCTACCTCGCCGGCGCCATCATCGGCGGCTCCAGGGGGACCGTTGAAGGTCTCAAAGCCGCGGAGATCGGCGAGTCGCTCAAGGTCCGGCTCAGCCGGGTTCTTAACTCGGGGGGCCAGGGCGGTCGCAGGCTTGGAAACTCGCTTGGGGTGTTGGGGTTGATCTTTGCCGGGTTGGAGAGTGGTATGATTCATCTCAGGGGTAGGGATGACTTGGTCAACAG is a window of Lotus japonicus ecotype B-129 chromosome 5, LjGifu_v1.2 DNA encoding:
- the LOC130718654 gene encoding mitochondrial import inner membrane translocase subunit TIM23-2, encoding MADSSTNPNNDQKTRLYHPYQDLNVPIQKLYNLPTSPEHLFPEEAARTHRSWGDNLQFYTGSAYLAGAIIGGSRGTVEGLKAAEIGESLKVRLSRVLNSGGQGGRRLGNSLGVLGLIFAGLESGMIHLRGRDDLVNSAVAGLGTGALYRAAAGPRSAAIAGAIGGIAAAAAVAGKQALKRHVPI